A single Xenopus laevis strain J_2021 chromosome 3S, Xenopus_laevis_v10.1, whole genome shotgun sequence DNA region contains:
- the LOC108703506 gene encoding uncharacterized protein LOC108703506, protein MSHPILLLLVCLLPIHSGVAQYAGKGGCCDTSSPQNKPTDSLLKRYKERVKSYEECQHSKVRLQFEKGHICASKHDNWVQELICHIKPESTDSFCAKYKDSRSGPDYSKGSEKAPPTSPPAGADANVVSNSNQAPGGAVTQRVPTTAPSSKEAAPSEYTTVPGDYEDVPSEYPVSPREFAVGNQKEKDSERRENLESTEGKKEGVTSFMKTAIISLVFISLFLVALVAFLICRRRKGPEPATEQEKEGLSSA, encoded by the exons GAGTAGCGCAGTACGCTGGGAAAGGAGGCTGCTGTGATACATCGAGTCCCCAAAACAAGCCGACAGACTCATTGTTGAAACGGTATAAGGAGAGAGTGAAGAGTTACGAGGAATGTCAACACAGCAAAGTAAG ACTCCAATTTGAAAAGGGACACATATGCGCTTCAAAACATGACAACTGGGTGCAGGAACTGATATGCCACATAAAACCAG AAAGTACCGACAGTTTCTGTGCCAAGTATAAGGATTCTAGATCTGGTCCGGATTATTCCAAGGGCTCGGAGAAAGCTCCACCCACTTCCCCTCCAGCCGGAGCAGATGCCAACGTAGTAAGCAATAGCAACCAGGCACCGGGGGGCGCTGTGACACAACGTGTGCCGACAACTGCACCGAGTAGTAAAGAAGCGGCACCATCTGAATATACAACTGTGCCAGGCGATTATGAAGACGTGCCAAGCGAATACCCAGTCTCGCCAAGGGAATTTGCTGTGGGAAACCAAAAAGAAAAAG ACTCAGAGAGACGGGAGAATCTTGAATCGACGGAAGGGAAGAAAGAGGGTGTCACGTCATTTATGAAAACAGCGATAATATCTCTAGTATTTATCAGCCTTTTCCTGGTGGCCCTCGTCGCTTTCCTGATCTGCAGAAGGAGAAAAGGACCAGAACCGGCTACGGAACAGGAGAAAGAGGGACTGTCCTCAGCGTAA